The following are encoded together in the Salinibacterium sp. UTAS2018 genome:
- the acnA gene encoding aconitate hydratase AcnA translates to MSTVNSFGSKDTLTVGSSDYEVFRIDKVAGYDKLPFSLKVLLENLLRTEDGKNVTKSQIESLGSWVPSADPDTEIQFTPARVVMQDFTGVPCIVDLATMREAVAELGGDPTKINPLAPAELVIDHSVIADLFGSDNALERNVELEYERNGERYQFLRWGQSAFDDFKVVPPGTGIVHQVNIEHLARVTYTREVDGKTRAFPDTLVGTDSHTTMVNGLGVLGWGVGGIEAEAAMLGQPVSMLIPKVVGFKLNGTIPAGVTATDVVLTITQMLRQHGVVGKFVEFYGEGVGAVPLANRATIGNMSPEFGSTAAMFPIDDVTLDYLRLTGRSEEQVELVEAYAKLQKLWHDPSVEPNYSEYIEMDLGTVVPSIAGPKRPQDRIELTKAKSQFEIDLCNYAATDHTKVDAAVEGSFPASDPSGTTPQDEDWAHVPSTVHASHPPVAVSQPTAVNVEGGESFTIDHGSVAIAAITSCTNTSNPSVMLAAGLLARNAAAKGLKSKPWVKTTLAPGSKVVTDYYAKSGLDESLEALGFYTVGYGCTTCIGNSGPLEDEISTAINENDLAVTAVLSGNRNFEGRINPDVKMNYLASPPLVIAYALAGTMNFDFDNDALGQDQEGKDVFLKDIWPDAAEVQATIDSSIDREMFTHEYAGVFDGDERWQNLPTPTGSTFEWDDESTYVRKPPYFEGMTMEITPVSSITGARVLAKLGDSVTTDHISPAGSIKGDSPAGIYLAEHGIDRKDFNSYGSRRGNHEVMIRGTFANIRLRNQLLDGVEGGYTRDFTTPDAAQSFIYDAAQNYAAQETPLVVLGGKEYGSGSSRDWAAKGTSLLGVKAVICESFERIHRSNLIGMGVLPLQFPEGQSWESLGLDGTESISISGVEELNDDRIPSTLHVVAVPTAHSPEGKSTVEFDAKLRIDTPGEADYYRNGGILQYVLRSLV, encoded by the coding sequence GTGTCGACAGTCAATAGTTTTGGGTCGAAAGACACCCTCACAGTCGGTTCGTCCGACTATGAAGTGTTCCGCATCGACAAGGTAGCGGGATACGACAAGCTACCGTTTAGCCTCAAGGTTCTGCTCGAGAACCTCCTGCGTACTGAAGACGGAAAGAACGTCACGAAGTCGCAGATCGAGTCCCTCGGATCCTGGGTGCCCAGTGCAGACCCCGATACCGAAATTCAGTTCACTCCTGCACGCGTTGTAATGCAGGACTTCACTGGCGTTCCGTGCATCGTTGACCTCGCCACCATGCGTGAGGCCGTTGCCGAACTTGGGGGAGACCCCACCAAGATCAACCCGCTCGCCCCCGCAGAGCTCGTGATCGACCATTCGGTCATTGCCGACCTCTTTGGTTCGGACAATGCGCTTGAGCGCAACGTTGAGCTTGAGTACGAGCGCAACGGAGAGCGTTACCAGTTTCTTCGCTGGGGCCAGAGCGCGTTCGACGATTTCAAGGTTGTTCCTCCCGGAACCGGAATCGTTCACCAGGTCAACATTGAGCACCTCGCTCGTGTCACCTACACCCGTGAGGTTGACGGCAAGACTCGGGCATTCCCCGACACCCTCGTCGGCACCGACTCGCACACCACAATGGTCAATGGCCTTGGCGTGCTCGGATGGGGCGTTGGCGGAATCGAAGCCGAGGCAGCAATGCTTGGCCAGCCCGTTTCGATGCTCATCCCGAAGGTCGTCGGTTTCAAGCTCAACGGCACGATCCCTGCCGGAGTCACCGCGACCGACGTTGTTCTCACAATCACGCAGATGCTGCGCCAGCACGGCGTCGTCGGCAAGTTTGTCGAGTTCTACGGAGAGGGAGTCGGCGCAGTGCCGCTCGCAAACCGCGCAACCATCGGAAACATGAGCCCCGAGTTCGGCTCCACCGCTGCGATGTTCCCCATCGACGACGTGACCCTTGACTACCTGCGCCTCACCGGCCGCAGCGAAGAGCAGGTCGAACTCGTCGAGGCATATGCCAAGCTTCAGAAACTCTGGCACGACCCGAGCGTCGAGCCCAACTACAGCGAGTACATCGAGATGGATCTCGGTACTGTAGTTCCCTCGATCGCTGGACCGAAGCGTCCCCAGGACCGCATCGAGCTCACCAAAGCCAAGAGCCAGTTCGAGATTGATCTCTGCAACTACGCGGCGACGGACCACACCAAGGTTGACGCTGCCGTTGAAGGTTCTTTCCCGGCCTCTGATCCCAGTGGAACCACACCGCAGGACGAGGACTGGGCTCACGTGCCCTCGACCGTCCACGCCAGCCACCCACCGGTGGCCGTATCGCAGCCGACCGCAGTAAACGTTGAAGGTGGAGAGTCGTTCACGATCGACCACGGTTCAGTTGCAATCGCCGCGATCACGTCGTGCACCAACACCTCGAACCCATCCGTCATGCTCGCGGCAGGCCTTTTGGCTCGCAACGCGGCTGCAAAGGGACTGAAGTCGAAGCCGTGGGTCAAGACCACCCTGGCTCCCGGTTCCAAGGTCGTCACTGACTACTACGCCAAGTCGGGACTCGATGAGTCGCTTGAAGCTCTCGGCTTCTACACCGTCGGTTATGGCTGCACCACCTGTATCGGTAACTCCGGTCCGTTGGAAGACGAAATCTCCACCGCGATCAACGAGAACGATCTTGCGGTCACCGCGGTTCTTTCTGGTAACCGTAACTTTGAGGGTCGCATCAACCCCGACGTGAAGATGAACTACCTCGCGAGCCCGCCGCTGGTTATCGCGTACGCCCTTGCCGGAACGATGAACTTCGACTTCGACAACGACGCACTCGGCCAAGACCAGGAGGGCAAGGATGTCTTCTTGAAGGACATTTGGCCCGACGCGGCTGAAGTTCAGGCAACGATCGACTCGTCGATCGACCGTGAGATGTTCACCCACGAATATGCGGGTGTCTTTGACGGTGACGAGCGTTGGCAGAACCTGCCGACACCGACTGGTTCGACATTCGAATGGGATGACGAGTCGACGTACGTGCGAAAGCCCCCGTACTTCGAGGGAATGACCATGGAGATCACCCCGGTCAGCTCGATCACGGGTGCCCGTGTTCTTGCGAAGTTGGGTGACTCGGTTACGACCGACCACATCAGCCCTGCCGGTTCGATCAAGGGTGACAGCCCCGCCGGAATTTACCTCGCTGAGCACGGCATCGACCGCAAGGACTTCAACTCCTACGGTTCGCGTCGCGGAAACCACGAAGTGATGATTCGTGGAACCTTCGCGAACATCCGCCTTCGTAACCAGCTTCTTGATGGAGTTGAGGGTGGCTACACTCGCGACTTCACCACGCCGGATGCCGCGCAGTCGTTCATCTACGACGCGGCTCAGAACTACGCAGCGCAGGAGACTCCGCTCGTCGTTCTTGGTGGCAAAGAGTACGGTTCCGGTTCGTCGCGTGACTGGGCGGCCAAGGGAACGAGCTTGCTCGGAGTGAAGGCCGTCATCTGCGAGAGCTTCGAGCGTATTCACCGCTCCAACCTCATCGGAATGGGCGTTCTGCCGCTGCAGTTCCCTGAGGGCCAGAGCTGGGAGTCGCTGGGACTCGACGGCACCGAGAGCATCAGCATCTCGGGTGTTGAAGAGCTCAATGACGACCGCATCCCGAGCACGCTGCACGTAGTAGCTGTGCCGACTGCGCACTCGCCTGAGGGCAAGTCAACGGTCGAGTTCGATGCGAAGCTTCGCATCGATACTCCTGGTGAAGCTGACTACTACCGCAACGGTGGAATCCTCCAGTACGTTCTGCGTTCGCTGGTCTAA